A single Bacteroidota bacterium DNA region contains:
- the rpoC gene encoding DNA-directed RNA polymerase subunit beta', which translates to MALRRDNKVRSNFTKITISLASPEMILERSSGEVLKPETINYRTYKPERDGLFCERIFGPVKDWECHCGKYKRIRYKGIVCDRCGVEVTEKKVRRERMGHISLVVPVAHIWYFKSLPNKIGYLLGLPTKKLDMIVYYERFVVIQPGVKAEDGVKKLDFLTEEEYLTILEALPKDNQHLEDTDPNKFIAKMGAEALNDLLSRTKLDELSYDLRHKASTETSQQRKNEALKRLQVVEAFRNANKNIENRPEWMIIKVVPVIPPELRPLVPLDGGRFATSDLNDLYRRVIIRNNRLKRLIEIKAPEVILRNEKRMLQESVDSLFDNSRKSNAVKTESNRALKSLSDSLKGKQGRFRQNLLGKRVDYSARSVIVVGPEMKLHECGLPKDMAAELFKPFIIRKLIERGIVKTVKSAKKIVDRKEPVVWDILENVLKGHPVLLNRAPTLHRLGIQAFQPKLIEGKAIQLHPLVCTAFNADFDGDQMAVHVPLGNAAVLEAQMLMLAAHNILNPSNGAPVTVPSQDMVLGLYYMTKGRRSEKGHVVKGEGRTFYSPEEVIISYNEGQVDQHAFVKVRLDNVKEGDKLVTKVIETTVGRVLINQVVPKQVGYINELLTKKSLREIISDIMKDTDMPTTAKFLDDIKTLGFNAAFKGGLSFNLGDVIVPEEKQKYINDAYAEVEEVLNNYNMGFITNNERYNQVIDIWTHTNARLTKKVLDQLSSDQQGFNSVYMMLDSGARGSKEQIKQLGGMRGLMAKPSKGGSGGGEIIENPVISNFKEGLSILEYFISTHGARKGLADTALKTADAGYLTRRLVDVAQDVIITGEDCGTLRGLMAVALKKNEEVVESLYDRILGRTTVHDIFNPHTGELIAASGVELVEEIAAQVEKANIETVEIRSVLTCEMKSGVCTKCYGRNLANNRVVQRGEAVGVIAAQSIGEPGTQLTLRTFHVGGTASNIAASSKIEAKYDGTVEIDELRTVERKGPDGQKENIVIGRSAEMRIVDSNTGIVLTTSNIPYGSIVFVKATQKVKKGDLICNWDPYNALIISEITGKIEYENIEEGITFREEVDEQTGFKEKVIIDSRDKTKNPAIKVVVKDEVIKTYNIPVGAHVVINDGAKVDGGQTLVKIPRAVGKSGDITGGLPRVTELFEARNPSNPAVVSEIDGIVSFGKIKRGNREVLVESKTGEQKRYLVPLSKHILVQENDFIKAGEQLSEGSITPSDILAIKGPTAVQEYLVNEIQEVYRLQGVKINDKHFEVIVRQMMRKVEIEDAGDTIFLERQIVNKADFMDENDKLFGKKVVLDPGDSTSVKAGQIISARKLRDENSVLKRKDLKPIEARDVVPATSTSILQGITRASLQTNSFISAASFQETTKVLNEAAVGGKVDDLSGLKENVIVGHLIPAGTGLRDYEKIIVGSQEEYDRLMASKREAVEEQAQVEE; encoded by the coding sequence ATGGCTCTTAGAAGAGACAATAAAGTAAGAAGTAATTTTACCAAAATTACCATCAGTCTTGCTTCGCCTGAAATGATTTTAGAGCGTTCAAGCGGAGAAGTATTGAAACCGGAAACGATTAACTATCGTACTTACAAACCTGAGCGTGATGGATTATTCTGCGAAAGAATATTTGGTCCGGTAAAGGATTGGGAGTGTCATTGCGGTAAGTACAAAAGAATTCGTTACAAGGGAATTGTGTGTGATCGTTGTGGTGTAGAAGTAACTGAAAAGAAAGTACGTAGAGAGCGTATGGGGCACATTAGTCTTGTGGTTCCTGTTGCACATATTTGGTATTTCAAATCATTGCCTAATAAAATCGGTTATTTGCTAGGCTTGCCTACCAAAAAACTAGATATGATTGTTTATTACGAGCGTTTCGTAGTAATTCAGCCTGGAGTTAAAGCAGAAGATGGTGTTAAAAAATTAGACTTCTTAACAGAAGAAGAATATTTAACAATTCTTGAAGCACTTCCAAAAGACAATCAACACTTAGAGGACACAGATCCGAATAAGTTTATTGCTAAAATGGGAGCAGAAGCATTAAATGATTTGCTTTCTAGAACCAAGTTAGACGAGCTTTCTTACGATTTAAGACACAAAGCAAGTACTGAAACTTCTCAACAACGTAAAAACGAAGCATTAAAGCGTTTACAAGTTGTAGAGGCTTTCCGTAATGCAAATAAAAATATCGAAAATCGTCCAGAATGGATGATTATTAAGGTTGTTCCTGTTATTCCACCAGAGTTAAGACCGTTGGTGCCATTGGATGGAGGTCGTTTTGCAACTTCCGACTTGAACGATTTGTATAGACGAGTTATTATTAGAAACAACCGTTTAAAGCGACTAATCGAGATTAAAGCTCCTGAGGTAATTTTACGTAACGAAAAACGTATGCTTCAAGAGTCTGTTGATTCATTATTTGATAACTCAAGAAAATCAAATGCTGTAAAAACAGAATCAAACAGAGCACTTAAATCTCTTTCTGATAGCTTAAAAGGTAAGCAAGGTCGTTTCCGTCAAAACTTATTAGGTAAACGTGTTGATTATTCTGCACGTTCGGTAATTGTTGTTGGTCCTGAAATGAAATTGCACGAATGCGGTTTGCCAAAAGATATGGCAGCAGAGCTATTCAAGCCATTTATTATTAGAAAATTAATTGAAAGAGGAATTGTAAAAACAGTTAAGTCAGCTAAAAAAATAGTTGATAGAAAAGAACCTGTTGTTTGGGATATTTTGGAGAATGTATTAAAAGGGCATCCTGTTCTTTTGAATCGTGCTCCTACACTACATAGATTAGGTATTCAAGCGTTCCAACCAAAATTAATTGAAGGAAAAGCGATTCAATTGCATCCTTTAGTTTGTACGGCTTTCAACGCTGACTTTGATGGGGATCAAATGGCTGTGCACGTTCCACTAGGAAACGCAGCGGTTTTAGAAGCACAAATGTTAATGTTGGCGGCTCATAATATCTTAAACCCTTCAAACGGTGCTCCGGTTACAGTACCTTCTCAGGACATGGTTCTTGGGTTGTACTACATGACAAAGGGTAGAAGAAGTGAAAAAGGACATGTTGTTAAAGGAGAAGGTAGAACATTCTATTCTCCGGAAGAGGTTATAATTTCTTATAACGAAGGACAAGTTGATCAACATGCATTTGTTAAGGTACGTTTAGATAACGTAAAAGAAGGCGATAAGCTTGTTACTAAAGTTATTGAAACTACTGTTGGTAGAGTGTTAATCAACCAAGTGGTTCCAAAGCAAGTAGGATATATCAACGAACTTTTAACTAAGAAATCGTTGCGTGAAATTATCAGTGATATCATGAAAGATACTGATATGCCTACTACTGCTAAGTTTTTGGATGATATAAAAACATTAGGATTCAATGCAGCATTTAAAGGTGGATTGTCGTTTAACTTAGGAGATGTTATTGTTCCTGAAGAAAAGCAAAAATATATCAATGATGCTTACGCAGAAGTAGAAGAGGTTTTGAATAACTATAACATGGGATTCATTACAAACAACGAGCGTTACAATCAGGTTATTGATATTTGGACACATACCAATGCACGTTTAACTAAAAAAGTATTAGATCAACTTTCTAGCGATCAACAAGGATTTAACTCTGTTTACATGATGTTGGATTCTGGAGCTAGAGGTTCTAAGGAGCAGATTAAACAGTTGGGTGGTATGCGTGGTTTGATGGCTAAACCATCAAAAGGCGGTTCCGGAGGAGGAGAAATTATCGAGAATCCGGTTATTTCTAACTTTAAAGAAGGACTTTCGATTCTTGAGTATTTCATTTCAACCCACGGTGCTCGTAAAGGATTGGCGGATACTGCTTTGAAAACTGCAGATGCTGGTTACTTAACAAGAAGATTGGTTGATGTGGCGCAAGATGTTATCATTACAGGCGAAGATTGTGGTACATTAAGAGGTTTGATGGCAGTTGCGTTAAAGAAAAACGAAGAGGTTGTAGAATCTTTATACGATAGAATTTTAGGTAGAACTACTGTTCATGATATATTCAATCCTCATACAGGAGAGTTAATTGCAGCTTCAGGAGTTGAGTTGGTAGAAGAAATTGCCGCTCAGGTAGAAAAAGCAAATATCGAAACAGTAGAAATTAGATCGGTATTGACTTGTGAGATGAAATCTGGCGTTTGTACAAAATGCTACGGACGTAATTTAGCGAATAACCGAGTAGTACAACGAGGTGAAGCAGTTGGTGTTATCGCAGCTCAATCTATTGGAGAGCCTGGTACACAGCTTACACTACGTACATTCCACGTGGGTGGTACAGCATCTAACATTGCTGCATCATCTAAAATTGAAGCTAAGTACGATGGTACTGTTGAGATTGATGAATTAAGAACAGTGGAGCGTAAAGGTCCAGATGGTCAAAAAGAAAATATTGTAATAGGACGTTCTGCAGAAATGCGTATCGTTGATTCTAATACAGGTATTGTTCTTACAACATCAAATATTCCTTACGGGTCTATCGTGTTTGTAAAAGCAACTCAAAAAGTTAAAAAAGGTGATTTGATTTGTAACTGGGATCCATACAATGCACTTATCATATCTGAGATTACAGGTAAAATTGAGTACGAGAACATTGAGGAAGGCATTACCTTTAGAGAAGAAGTGGATGAGCAAACAGGATTTAAGGAAAAAGTAATTATAGACAGTAGAGATAAAACGAAGAATCCTGCGATTAAGGTTGTTGTAAAAGATGAGGTAATCAAAACATACAACATTCCGGTAGGCGCTCACGTTGTGATTAATGATGGTGCTAAAGTTGACGGAGGTCAAACGTTAGTAAAAATCCCTAGAGCTGTAGGAAAATCAGGCGATATCACTGGAGGTTTACCGCGTGTAACCGAGTTGTTTGAGGCTCGGAATCCTTCTAACCCTGCTGTTGTTTCTGAAATTGATGGTATTGTTTCTTTTGGTAAGATAAAAAGAGGTAACAGAGAAGTTCTTGTGGAATCAAAAACAGGAGAGCAAAAACGTTATTTGGTGCCGCTTTCAAAACATATCTTAGTTCAAGAAAACGACTTTATAAAAGCCGGAGAACAATTATCAGAAGGTTCTATTACGCCATCTGATATACTTGCCATCAAAGGACCTACTGCGGTGCAAGAGTATCTAGTAAATGAAATCCAAGAGGTGTATCGTTTGCAAGGTGTGAAAATTAACGATAAACACTTTGAGGTAATTGTACGCCAAATGATGCGTAAAGTGGAAATTGAAGATGCCGGAGATACTATCTTCCTAGAAAGACAGATTGTAAACAAAGCTGATTTCATGGATGAGAATGATAAATTATTCGGTAAGAAAGTAGTACTTGATCCAGGCGATTCTACAAGCGTTAAAGCGGGTCAAATTATAAGCGCAAGAAAATTAAGAGACGAAAACTCTGTGTTGAAACGCAAAGATTTGAAGCCAATTGAAGCTAGAGACGTTGTTCCTGCTACATCTACATCCATCTTGCAAGGTATTACAAGAGCATCGTTACAAACTAACAGCTTTATTTCTGCGGCATCGTTCCAAGAAACAACCAAAGTGTTAAATGAAGCTGCTGTAGGTGGTAAAGTAGATGACTTGAGCGGATTAAAAGAAAACGTTATTGTTGGACATTTAATTCCTGCAGGTACCGGATTGAGAGATTACGAAAAAATAATCGTAGGTTCTCAAGAGGAGTACGATAGATTAATGGCTTCTAAGCGCGAAGCTGTTGAAGAACAAGCTCAAGTGGAGGAGTAA
- the rpoB gene encoding DNA-directed RNA polymerase subunit beta, which yields MALAQNKKSQRISFASAKTPINYPDFLDIQLKSFQDFFQLETSSENKKNEGLFKVFSENFPISDARNNFVLEFLDYFIDPPTYSIDECVERGVTYSVALKAKLKLYCTDPEHEDFETIVQDVFLGPIPYMTPKGSFIINGAERAVVSQLHRSPGVFFGQSRHANGTKLYSARVIPFKGSWIEFATDINNVMYAYIDRKKKLPVTTLLRAIGFESDKQILEIFGLAEELKVSKPSLKAAVGKKLAARVLKTWVEDFVDEDTGEVVSIERNEVLIDRETIIEEQHIDLIIEANVKAVIIHRDDVNSAEYTIIYNTLQKDTSNSAKEAVEHIYRQLRNAEPPDEETARGIIDKLFFSDKRYDLGEVGRYRINKKLALSTPPDTKVLTKLDIIAIIKYLISLINSKADIDDIDHLSNRRVRTVGEQLYSQFGVGLARMARTIRERMNVRDNEVFTPRDLINARTLSSVINSFFGTNQLSQFMDQTNPLAEITHKRRLSALGPGGLSRERAGFEVRDVHYTHYGRLCTIETPEGPNIGLISSLCVYAQINKLGFIETPYRTVSKGKVDVNKPVIYLSAEEEDQKIIAQANAKFSDKGEFEEAKVKARFEGDFPVVEPEKVDLMDVAPNQIASIAASLIPFLEHDDANRALMGSNMQRQAVPLLQPQAPIVGTGLEGLIAKDSRVLVSAEGEGVVEFVDATEIKIRYNKTDDERLVSFDDDVKTYKLLKFRKTNQNTCVNLRPIVRKGDKVFKGQILCEGYATQNGELALGRNLKVAFMPWKGYNFEDAIVISEKVVREDIFTSLHIEEYTLEVRDTKRGLEELTADIPNVSEEATKDLDENGIIRIGAEIKEGDILIGKITPKGETDPTPEEKLLRAIFGDKAGDVKDASLKVSPSVRGVVIDKRLYSRAIKDKKAKLEEKTILEKLDKDYNQEFALLSDRLIDKLMTLLNGKTSAGVTNYLKEEVVSKGTKFTAKVLEKLNFSDVNQNNWTSDASTNEKVKALLHNYSIKYNDLVSVHKRKKLNIMIGDELPNGIIQLAKVYIAKKRKLKVGDKMAGRHGNKGIVARIVRAEDMPFLEDGTPVDIVLNPLGVPSRMNLGQIYETVLAWAGEKLGLKFGTPIFDGATIDQINEYTDKAGLPRFGRTYLYDGGTGQRFDQPATVGIIYMLKLGHMVDDKMHARSIGPYSLITQQPLGGKAQFGGQRFGEMEVWALEAFGAANILQEMLTIKSDDVVGRAKAYEAIVKGENMPLPGTPESFNVLLHELRGLALNITMD from the coding sequence ATGGCTTTAGCACAAAATAAAAAATCACAACGAATAAGCTTCGCATCGGCTAAAACTCCTATTAATTATCCCGATTTTCTTGATATTCAATTAAAATCTTTTCAAGATTTTTTTCAATTGGAAACTTCTAGCGAAAACAAGAAGAACGAAGGATTGTTTAAGGTGTTTTCTGAAAACTTTCCGATTAGCGATGCTCGTAATAATTTCGTTTTAGAATTTTTGGATTATTTTATTGATCCTCCAACATATAGTATTGATGAGTGTGTAGAACGTGGCGTAACATACAGTGTTGCATTAAAAGCTAAACTAAAATTATATTGTACCGACCCTGAACACGAAGATTTCGAAACAATTGTACAAGATGTGTTTCTTGGTCCAATTCCCTATATGACTCCGAAAGGGTCTTTCATTATAAATGGAGCTGAAAGAGCTGTTGTATCTCAATTACACCGTTCACCTGGTGTGTTTTTTGGTCAAAGCCGTCACGCAAATGGAACAAAACTTTACTCTGCAAGAGTAATACCTTTTAAAGGTTCTTGGATTGAGTTTGCTACTGACATCAACAATGTGATGTACGCTTACATTGACCGTAAAAAGAAACTTCCGGTAACTACACTTTTAAGAGCAATCGGGTTTGAAAGCGATAAACAAATTCTTGAAATATTTGGATTAGCAGAAGAATTAAAAGTTTCTAAACCATCTTTAAAAGCTGCTGTTGGTAAGAAATTAGCTGCCAGGGTTCTTAAAACTTGGGTAGAAGATTTTGTGGATGAAGATACCGGTGAGGTTGTTTCTATTGAGAGAAATGAAGTTTTGATAGATCGTGAAACCATCATCGAAGAGCAACACATCGATTTAATTATTGAGGCAAATGTTAAGGCTGTTATCATTCACAGAGATGATGTAAATTCTGCTGAGTACACCATCATCTATAATACATTACAAAAAGATACCTCAAACTCTGCAAAAGAAGCTGTTGAGCATATTTACCGCCAACTTAGAAATGCAGAACCACCGGACGAAGAAACGGCAAGAGGAATTATTGATAAATTATTTTTCTCAGATAAGCGTTATGATTTAGGTGAAGTTGGTCGTTATAGAATTAATAAAAAACTAGCATTATCAACTCCTCCGGACACAAAAGTCCTTACAAAGTTGGATATTATTGCTATTATAAAATATCTAATATCTCTTATCAACTCAAAAGCTGATATTGATGATATTGACCACTTAAGCAACAGACGTGTTAGAACAGTTGGAGAGCAATTGTACTCTCAATTTGGTGTTGGTTTGGCTCGTATGGCTAGAACAATTCGTGAGCGTATGAATGTACGTGATAATGAAGTGTTCACACCTAGAGACTTGATTAATGCAAGAACGCTTTCGTCTGTTATTAATTCGTTTTTTGGAACAAATCAGCTTTCTCAATTTATGGATCAAACCAATCCATTGGCTGAGATTACGCACAAAAGAAGGCTTTCTGCCCTTGGTCCAGGTGGTTTATCAAGAGAAAGAGCCGGATTTGAGGTGCGTGACGTTCACTACACGCACTACGGAAGATTGTGTACTATTGAAACACCGGAAGGTCCAAACATCGGTTTGATTTCTTCTCTGTGTGTTTATGCACAAATCAATAAACTTGGATTTATTGAAACTCCTTACAGAACAGTATCTAAAGGGAAAGTAGATGTAAATAAACCGGTAATTTATTTATCGGCAGAAGAAGAAGATCAAAAAATTATTGCGCAAGCAAATGCAAAATTTTCTGATAAAGGAGAGTTTGAAGAAGCTAAAGTAAAAGCTAGATTTGAAGGCGACTTCCCTGTTGTAGAGCCTGAAAAGGTAGATTTGATGGACGTTGCTCCTAATCAAATTGCTTCTATTGCGGCATCGTTAATTCCTTTCTTAGAGCATGATGATGCGAACAGAGCCTTGATGGGTTCTAACATGCAACGTCAAGCAGTTCCTTTATTGCAGCCGCAAGCTCCAATTGTTGGTACTGGCTTAGAAGGACTAATCGCAAAAGATTCTAGAGTTTTAGTTAGTGCCGAAGGTGAGGGTGTTGTTGAGTTTGTAGATGCTACTGAAATTAAAATTCGTTACAATAAAACAGATGATGAGCGCTTAGTGAGTTTTGATGACGATGTTAAGACATATAAACTTTTAAAATTTAGAAAAACAAATCAGAATACTTGTGTTAATCTTCGTCCAATTGTAAGAAAAGGCGACAAGGTTTTCAAAGGTCAAATTTTGTGCGAAGGTTATGCTACTCAAAATGGAGAACTTGCATTGGGTCGTAACTTAAAAGTTGCGTTCATGCCTTGGAAAGGGTATAACTTTGAGGATGCTATCGTAATTTCTGAAAAAGTAGTTAGAGAAGATATTTTTACTTCACTACACATTGAAGAATATACGCTAGAGGTTCGAGACACAAAACGTGGTCTAGAAGAACTTACTGCAGATATTCCAAATGTGAGCGAAGAAGCTACGAAAGATTTGGATGAGAATGGTATAATTAGAATTGGTGCTGAAATTAAAGAAGGCGATATCCTGATTGGTAAAATTACACCAAAGGGAGAAACGGACCCTACACCGGAAGAAAAACTATTACGTGCAATTTTTGGTGATAAAGCAGGAGATGTAAAAGATGCTTCATTAAAAGTGTCTCCTTCTGTAAGAGGTGTTGTTATTGATAAAAGATTGTATTCAAGAGCAATAAAAGACAAAAAAGCTAAACTTGAAGAGAAAACAATTCTTGAGAAATTAGATAAAGATTATAACCAAGAGTTTGCATTATTAAGCGATAGATTAATTGATAAATTAATGACATTGCTTAACGGTAAAACCTCTGCAGGTGTTACTAACTATCTTAAAGAAGAGGTTGTTTCAAAAGGAACCAAGTTTACTGCTAAAGTTCTTGAGAAATTGAATTTCTCTGATGTTAATCAAAACAACTGGACATCAGATGCATCTACCAATGAAAAAGTAAAAGCTTTATTGCACAACTACTCTATTAAATACAACGATTTAGTGAGTGTTCATAAGCGCAAGAAGCTGAACATAATGATTGGAGATGAATTGCCAAATGGAATTATTCAACTCGCTAAAGTTTACATTGCTAAAAAACGTAAACTAAAAGTGGGAGATAAAATGGCCGGACGTCATGGTAACAAAGGTATTGTGGCTCGTATTGTAAGAGCAGAAGACATGCCTTTCTTAGAAGACGGAACTCCGGTGGATATCGTATTAAATCCGCTTGGTGTACCTTCTCGTATGAACTTAGGTCAAATCTATGAAACAGTATTGGCTTGGGCAGGAGAAAAATTAGGATTGAAATTTGGAACACCAATATTTGATGGTGCTACCATAGATCAAATTAATGAGTATACTGATAAAGCTGGATTGCCACGTTTCGGAAGAACGTATTTGTATGATGGAGGAACAGGACAGCGTTTCGATCAGCCTGCAACAGTAGGTATTATTTACATGCTTAAGTTAGGTCACATGGTGGATGATAAAATGCATGCACGTTCTATCGGACCATATTCACTTATTACACAACAACCATTGGGTGGTAAAGCTCAGTTCGGTGGTCAGCGTTTTGGTGAGATGGAGGTATGGGCATTGGAAGCATTTGGAGCAGCAAACATTCTTCAAGAAATGCTAACAATTAAATCGGATGATGTGGTTGGTAGAGCAAAAGCGTACGAAGCAATTGTTAAAGGAGAAAATATGCCACTACCGGGAACTCCGGAATCATTCAATGTATTGTTGCATGAGTTGAGAGGCTTGGCCCTTAACATTACTATGGACTAA
- the rplL gene encoding 50S ribosomal protein L7/L12: MADLKAFAEQLVNLSVKDVNELAKILKDEYGIEPAAAAVAVAAGGGAAGAGATAEKTTFDVILKNAGAAKLGVVKVVKELTGLGLKEAKDLVDGAPKPVKEGVSKEEAETIKAQLTEAGAEVEVK; encoded by the coding sequence ATGGCGGATTTAAAAGCTTTTGCAGAACAACTAGTTAACCTATCAGTAAAAGATGTTAACGAATTAGCTAAAATATTAAAAGATGAGTATGGTATCGAACCTGCTGCTGCTGCAGTTGCGGTTGCTGCTGGTGGCGGAGCTGCTGGTGCAGGTGCTACTGCTGAAAAAACTACATTTGATGTAATTTTGAAGAATGCAGGCGCTGCGAAATTAGGCGTTGTTAAGGTGGTTAAAGAATTAACAGGTCTTGGCTTGAAAGAAGCTAAAGATTTAGTTGATGGTGCACCAAAACCAGTTAAAGAAGGTGTTTCTAAAGAAGAGGCAGAAACTATCAAAGCTCAACTTACAGAAGCTGGAGCTGAAGTTGAAGTTAAATAA
- a CDS encoding 50S ribosomal protein L10, translating to MRKEDKTKVIDELVEQIAGANNFYLTDISTLTAQKTSLLRRKCFEKKISLHVVKNTLLKKAMEKTTARDLSSLIPVLKGATSIMICESGSEPARLIKEFRKDKETKPAVKAAYIEETVYVGDNQLEFLANIKSKNELIGDIIGLLQSPPKNVISALQSGKNKLAGIVKTLSDKKE from the coding sequence ATGAGAAAAGAAGACAAAACAAAAGTTATTGACGAGTTAGTTGAACAAATAGCTGGTGCAAATAATTTTTATCTGACAGATATTTCTACCCTAACGGCTCAAAAAACAAGCCTATTAAGAAGAAAATGTTTTGAGAAAAAAATTAGTCTTCATGTAGTTAAAAATACATTGCTTAAAAAAGCAATGGAAAAAACAACTGCTAGAGATTTATCTTCGCTAATTCCTGTTCTTAAAGGTGCTACTTCTATCATGATTTGCGAATCAGGTAGCGAACCTGCTAGACTTATAAAAGAGTTTAGAAAAGACAAAGAAACTAAGCCTGCTGTTAAAGCTGCTTATATTGAGGAAACAGTTTATGTTGGAGATAATCAGCTTGAGTTCTTGGCTAATATTAAATCTAAGAACGAGCTTATTGGAGATATCATCGGATTACTTCAGTCTCCACCTAAAAATGTTATTTCTGCTCTTCAGTCAGGAAAAAACAAATTGGCGGGTATCGTAAAAACATTGTCAGATAAAAAAGAGTAA
- a CDS encoding 50S ribosomal protein L1 has product MAILTKKRKAILGKLDPTKSYNLVEAAKIVKDVTYTKFDASVDLSIRLGVDPKKGNQMVRGTVTLPHGTGKKVKILVLCTPDKEAEAKAAGADFVGLDEFIEKIKGGWTDVDVVICTPSVMGKVGAVARVLGPRGLMPNPKTGTVTMDIGKAVTDSKGGKIDFKVDKQGLIHSSIGKVSFDNEKLSANANELLQSILKLKPASAKGTYLLSVYLSSTMSPSVQIDTRTLG; this is encoded by the coding sequence ATGGCAATTTTAACAAAAAAAAGAAAGGCAATTTTAGGAAAATTAGATCCAACTAAATCATACAATTTAGTTGAAGCTGCTAAAATTGTTAAGGATGTTACTTACACAAAGTTTGATGCATCCGTTGATTTAAGCATCCGTTTAGGTGTAGATCCTAAAAAAGGAAATCAAATGGTTCGTGGTACTGTTACATTACCGCACGGAACCGGAAAAAAAGTGAAAATATTAGTTCTATGTACCCCCGATAAAGAAGCCGAAGCAAAAGCTGCAGGTGCCGATTTTGTTGGGTTGGACGAATTTATAGAAAAAATAAAAGGTGGATGGACAGATGTAGATGTAGTTATTTGTACCCCTAGTGTTATGGGTAAAGTAGGTGCTGTTGCAAGAGTGTTGGGTCCACGCGGATTAATGCCTAATCCTAAGACAGGAACTGTTACCATGGATATTGGTAAAGCAGTTACTGATTCTAAAGGTGGTAAAATCGACTTCAAAGTTGATAAGCAAGGATTAATCCATTCTTCAATCGGTAAAGTTTCTTTCGACAACGAAAAACTTTCCGCAAACGCTAATGAGCTGTTACAATCAATACTAAAATTAAAACCCGCTTCCGCAAAGGGAACGTACCTTTTGAGCGTGTACTTATCAAGCACGATGAGTCCAAGCGTTCAAATTGATACTAGAACTTTAGGGTAA
- the rplK gene encoding 50S ribosomal protein L11, translating into MAKEISALVKLQIKGGAANPAPPIGPALGAKGVNIMEFCKQFNARTQEMAGKVVPVIITVYSDKSFDFILKKPPVAAQILEISKIKAGSAESNRKRAGSITWDQVRKIAEVKMPDMNCFTVESAMSMVAGTARSMGVAVEGQKPF; encoded by the coding sequence ATGGCAAAAGAAATAAGTGCATTAGTTAAATTACAAATAAAAGGCGGAGCGGCTAATCCTGCACCTCCAATCGGTCCGGCTCTTGGTGCTAAAGGTGTTAATATCATGGAGTTCTGTAAGCAATTCAATGCTAGAACCCAAGAAATGGCCGGCAAGGTTGTTCCTGTAATTATTACCGTATATTCTGATAAATCATTCGATTTTATCCTTAAAAAACCTCCTGTTGCAGCGCAGATATTAGAAATTTCTAAAATTAAAGCGGGATCAGCTGAGTCTAACAGAAAAAGAGCAGGCTCTATTACTTGGGATCAAGTAAGAAAGATTGCGGAAGTTAAAATGCCTGATATGAATTGTTTTACCGTTGAATCTGCAATGAGCATGGTTGCTGGTACTGCACGTAGTATGGGTGTTGCTGTAGAAGGACAAAAACCTTTCTAG
- the nusG gene encoding transcription termination/antitermination factor NusG, translating to MSIVENNVKKWYVVRAVSGQEKKVKQQIETEIVRNKMQDYVSQVLIPTEKVYQIRNGKKISKERSFYPGYILIEALLAGEVPHTIKNIVGVIGFLGDKGGNPVPLRQAEVNRILGKVDELAVSDAQVNIPFIVGETVKVVDGPFNSFSGIIEEINEEKKKLKVMVKIFGRKTPLELNYMQVEKE from the coding sequence ATGAGCATAGTAGAGAATAATGTAAAAAAATGGTACGTAGTAAGAGCTGTTAGTGGGCAAGAGAAAAAGGTGAAACAGCAAATTGAAACGGAAATTGTCCGTAACAAAATGCAAGATTATGTTTCGCAAGTTTTAATTCCTACTGAAAAAGTATATCAAATACGTAACGGTAAAAAAATTAGCAAGGAAAGAAGTTTTTATCCTGGCTATATTCTTATTGAAGCTCTATTAGCAGGTGAAGTGCCTCATACCATTAAAAATATTGTTGGCGTAATTGGCTTTCTTGGCGATAAAGGAGGCAATCCTGTCCCGTTAAGACAAGCAGAAGTAAACAGAATTTTAGGAAAAGTAGATGAGTTAGCTGTTAGCGATGCTCAAGTAAATATTCCTTTTATTGTAGGTGAAACAGTAAAAGTAGTTGATGGACCATTCAATAGTTTTTCTGGAATCATTGAAGAGATTAATGAGGAAAAGAAAAAATTAAAGGTAATGGTTAAAATTTTTGGTAGAAAAACTCCTTTGGAGTTAAACTACATGCAAGTAGAAAAAGAATAA